One genomic window of Candidatus Methylomirabilota bacterium includes the following:
- a CDS encoding heme-binding protein yields MPHVARLITVILALAVLGLGATSSEAQAPPLTPYGTPITLEQAKAAMAAAEAEAKKNNWPVAIAIVDSGGHLVMLHRLDNTQFASIEIAKGKAVTAVNFRRPSKALEDAIAGGGAGLRLLRVDGLTPLEGGVLIVVDGKIVGGIGVSGVTSGQDAQVARAGADAVK; encoded by the coding sequence ATGCCCCACGTCGCTCGTCTGATCACCGTCATCCTGGCCCTGGCCGTGCTCGGCCTGGGGGCGACGTCGAGCGAGGCGCAGGCCCCGCCGCTGACGCCGTACGGGACCCCCATCACGCTGGAACAGGCCAAGGCGGCGATGGCCGCCGCGGAGGCGGAAGCCAAGAAGAACAACTGGCCGGTCGCCATCGCCATCGTCGACAGCGGGGGCCACCTCGTCATGCTGCACAGACTCGACAACACCCAGTTCGCCAGCATCGAGATCGCCAAGGGCAAGGCGGTCACCGCGGTGAACTTCCGCCGGCCGTCGAAGGCGCTCGAAGACGCGATCGCGGGCGGCGGAGCCGGCTTGCGGCTCCTGCGGGTGGACGGGTTGACGCCGCTCGAAGGTGGCGTGCTGATCGTCGTGGACGGCAAGATCGTCGGCGGAATCGGCGTGTCAGGCGTGACGTCCGGCCAGGACGCCCAGGTCGCCCGCGCCGGCGCCGATGCGGTGAAATAA
- a CDS encoding N-acyl homoserine lactonase family protein — MYEVYALKYAERDTTACQFFFREASHASLTLHYYVWLILGGPHPILVDTGFLDDDARERGMRNYVSPAAMVERAGVKPGDVPTALITHLHYDHWAGHSLFPHAEYWIQGDEVAFWTGPFGRSPAFRQSANAGALARLVTLNYEGRVRIIDGDRQVAPGISVHRVGGHTAGLQIVTVETERGPVVLTSDASHFYRNVETRQPVQIITSLPEMLQAFETIHALAGAPGLIVAGHDPEVADRFKPVEPGIIKIA; from the coding sequence ATGTACGAAGTCTACGCGCTCAAGTACGCGGAGCGGGACACGACGGCCTGCCAGTTCTTCTTCCGCGAGGCGTCCCACGCCTCACTCACGCTCCACTACTACGTCTGGCTGATCCTCGGCGGCCCCCACCCGATCCTGGTGGACACGGGGTTCCTCGACGACGACGCGCGCGAGCGCGGGATGCGGAATTACGTGAGCCCGGCGGCCATGGTGGAGCGCGCGGGCGTGAAGCCCGGCGATGTGCCCACCGCCCTCATCACCCACCTCCACTACGACCACTGGGCCGGGCACAGCCTGTTCCCTCACGCGGAGTACTGGATCCAGGGGGACGAGGTGGCGTTCTGGACGGGGCCCTTCGGCCGCTCCCCGGCCTTTCGGCAGTCGGCCAACGCGGGAGCGCTGGCCCGCCTGGTGACGCTCAACTACGAGGGCCGCGTCCGGATCATCGACGGCGACCGCCAGGTGGCTCCCGGGATCTCCGTGCACCGCGTCGGCGGCCACACCGCGGGGCTCCAGATCGTCACCGTGGAGACCGAGCGCGGCCCGGTCGTCCTCACCTCCGACGCATCGCACTTCTACCGCAACGTGGAGACGCGCCAGCCCGTCCAGATCATCACCAGCTTGCCCGAGATGCTCCAGGCCTTCGAGACGATCCACGCCCTGGCCGGGGCGCCAGGGCTGATCGTCGCCGGCCACGACCCGGAGGTCGCCGACCGCTTCAAGCCGGTCGAGCCGGGCATCATCAAGATCGCCTGA
- a CDS encoding TAXI family TRAP transporter solute-binding subunit, translating into MIERVSWPPGPMGCLALSVATLMGALSMGSSASGAEKTAVILGTATPGGGFPVYGQAVAETINEVDPSLSVETRNTKGSTENVPMLEAGQLDLGLVAGEVAHEALSGIGRPPANLRVLSAMYATAGMFVVRRDTPYRTIEDLRSRPVAFGARGSGLVVLARNILDGLGLDLSRDFQAVFLERAGDGPAMVLEGTVAALWGGGIGWPGFTAVAGGPAGGRFIAPDAEGIRRIQAKYPFLKTLTVPAGSYPGQDAPIVSVGSWSLILARPTLPDDVAYRLARALHRGEAALGRRLPQARETTAANTVAAAPGADAIHPGALRYLREIGLIR; encoded by the coding sequence ATGATCGAGCGCGTATCCTGGCCGCCGGGACCCATGGGGTGCCTGGCCCTGAGTGTCGCGACCTTGATGGGAGCGCTCTCCATGGGGAGCAGCGCTTCCGGGGCCGAGAAGACCGCCGTCATCCTCGGCACCGCGACCCCCGGCGGCGGCTTTCCGGTCTACGGACAGGCCGTGGCCGAGACGATCAACGAGGTCGACCCGTCGCTGTCCGTCGAAACGCGAAACACGAAGGGCAGCACCGAGAACGTCCCGATGCTCGAGGCCGGGCAGCTCGACCTGGGGCTGGTCGCCGGCGAGGTGGCCCACGAGGCGCTGAGCGGAATCGGCCGGCCGCCCGCGAACCTCCGCGTCCTGTCCGCCATGTACGCCACCGCGGGCATGTTCGTGGTCCGCCGAGACACGCCGTACCGAACGATCGAGGATCTCAGATCCCGGCCGGTGGCCTTCGGCGCCCGGGGCTCGGGGCTCGTCGTCCTCGCCCGGAACATCCTGGATGGGCTCGGCCTCGACCTGAGCCGGGACTTCCAGGCCGTCTTCCTCGAGCGGGCGGGCGACGGCCCGGCGATGGTGCTGGAGGGCACGGTGGCCGCCCTGTGGGGCGGCGGCATCGGATGGCCGGGCTTCACCGCGGTCGCCGGCGGACCCGCGGGCGGCCGGTTCATCGCGCCGGACGCCGAGGGCATCCGACGGATCCAGGCGAAGTACCCCTTCCTCAAGACGCTGACGGTCCCGGCCGGCTCGTATCCGGGACAGGACGCGCCGATCGTGTCGGTCGGGTCGTGGAGTCTGATCCTCGCCCGGCCCACGCTGCCCGACGACGTCGCCTATCGTCTCGCCCGCGCGCTCCATCGGGGGGAGGCCGCGCTGGGCCGGCGCCTTCCCCAGGCGCGGGAGACCACGGCCGCCAACACCGTCGCCGCCGCCCCGGGGGCGGACGCCATCCATCCGGGCGCGCTGCGCTACCTCCGCGAGATCGGGCTCATCCGGTGA
- a CDS encoding nucleotidyltransferase family protein → MKAMILAAGVGSRLRPLTDHCPKALIELNGVPMLEIVIRRLLEAGVDEIVVNVFHLAEMIVDFLESKRQFGIRIEVSREAELLDTGGSLKKVAHFFDDGTPFFLHNVDVVTDIDLGRMYRFHLARPALATLAVQAKTSRRYLLFDGRGQLCGWESVGENTRLWAGAPVERAERLAFTGVHVISPEIFPRMSEGKAFPIIRAYLRLAGHGERIQSFRADEWYWADIGSPAKLEDVRRQVRELGLPL, encoded by the coding sequence ATGAAGGCGATGATCCTCGCCGCCGGCGTCGGGAGCCGGCTCCGGCCCCTCACCGACCACTGTCCCAAGGCGCTGATCGAGCTCAACGGGGTGCCGATGCTGGAGATCGTGATCCGGCGGCTCCTCGAAGCCGGAGTCGACGAGATCGTCGTCAATGTGTTTCATCTGGCCGAGATGATCGTGGACTTCCTGGAGTCCAAGCGGCAGTTCGGGATCCGCATCGAGGTGTCGCGCGAGGCCGAGCTCCTGGACACCGGCGGCAGCCTGAAGAAGGTCGCCCATTTCTTCGACGACGGCACCCCGTTCTTTCTGCACAACGTCGACGTGGTGACCGACATCGATCTGGGCCGGATGTATCGGTTCCACCTCGCCCGGCCGGCGCTGGCCACGCTGGCGGTCCAGGCGAAGACGAGCCGTCGCTATCTCTTGTTCGATGGGCGGGGACAGCTCTGTGGCTGGGAATCGGTGGGCGAGAACACGCGACTGTGGGCAGGAGCTCCGGTCGAGCGCGCCGAGCGCCTCGCGTTCACCGGCGTCCATGTCATCTCGCCGGAGATCTTTCCGCGGATGAGCGAGGGAAAAGCCTTCCCCATCATCCGCGCGTATCTCCGCCTGGCTGGACACGGTGAGAGAATCCAGTCGTTTCGGGCCGATGAGTGGTACTGGGCCGACATCGGGAGCCCGGCCAAGCTGGAAGACGTCCGGCGGCAGGTCAGGGAGCTGGGGCTGCCGCTCTAG
- a CDS encoding RNase adapter RapZ translates to MDDSLRQFFESHFGEPVQTISALKGDGSGRSLYRLTTGTRSVIGVAGPDRQENTAFLAFSRHFRRSGLPVPEIYADDPARGIYLEEDLGDTTLFQYLSENRTRVGPSGRVVDIYERVVELLPQFQIVAGRTLNYQVCYPRPSFDRQSMAWDLNYFKYYFLRLAQIPFNEQALEDDFERLMDFLLAADRDFFLYRDFQSRNIMLKDGAPCFIDYQGGRRGALQYDIASLLFDAKADLPPDLRDTLLDRYLAAAAALIPLAREEFLRYYYGYVYIRIMQAMGAYGLRGFYERKTHFLQSIPYAVGNLEFLLRTVELPVALPELMEVFRRLVGSTYLRQFGDAELKLTVRIQSFSYRSGLPRDDKGHGGGYVFDCRALPNPGRYAQFARLTGTDSEVIAFLETQSEVRRFMNHVYGLIDQSVENYRSRNFTDLMVAFGCTGGRHRSIYCAELLARHLRQKYEVNVEIRHLGIETAT, encoded by the coding sequence ATGGACGACTCACTCAGGCAATTCTTCGAGAGTCACTTCGGAGAGCCCGTCCAGACCATCTCCGCTTTGAAGGGCGACGGCTCGGGGCGGAGCCTCTATCGCCTGACCACCGGGACCCGCAGCGTCATCGGCGTCGCCGGCCCCGATCGGCAGGAGAATACGGCCTTCCTCGCGTTCTCGAGGCATTTTCGCCGATCGGGCCTTCCCGTGCCCGAGATCTACGCGGACGACCCGGCCCGCGGCATCTATCTGGAAGAAGACCTGGGGGATACGACGCTGTTCCAGTACCTTTCGGAGAACCGAACCAGGGTCGGCCCATCCGGGCGCGTCGTCGACATCTACGAGCGGGTGGTCGAGCTGCTGCCGCAGTTCCAGATCGTGGCCGGAAGGACGCTGAACTACCAGGTCTGCTATCCCCGGCCCAGTTTCGACCGGCAATCGATGGCGTGGGATCTGAACTACTTCAAGTACTACTTCCTGCGGCTGGCCCAGATCCCCTTCAACGAGCAGGCGCTCGAAGACGACTTCGAGCGACTCATGGATTTTCTCCTGGCGGCCGACCGGGATTTCTTCCTCTATCGCGACTTTCAATCGCGAAACATCATGCTCAAGGACGGGGCGCCTTGCTTCATCGACTACCAGGGAGGCCGCCGGGGTGCGCTCCAGTACGACATCGCCTCGCTCCTGTTCGACGCCAAAGCCGATCTGCCGCCCGACCTGCGGGACACGCTCCTCGACCGGTACCTGGCGGCGGCCGCGGCCTTGATCCCGTTGGCCCGCGAAGAGTTCCTCCGCTACTACTACGGGTACGTCTACATCCGCATCATGCAGGCGATGGGCGCCTACGGCCTGCGGGGCTTCTACGAACGCAAGACGCACTTTCTCCAGAGCATTCCCTACGCCGTCGGCAATCTCGAGTTTCTTCTGCGCACGGTCGAGCTCCCGGTGGCGCTGCCCGAGCTGATGGAGGTCTTCCGGCGCCTGGTGGGCTCCACCTACCTGCGCCAGTTCGGGGACGCGGAGCTGAAGCTGACCGTGCGGATACAGAGCTTTTCGTATCGCAGCGGCCTGCCGCGCGACGACAAGGGACATGGGGGCGGGTACGTGTTCGACTGTCGCGCCTTGCCGAACCCCGGGAGATACGCCCAGTTCGCCAGGCTCACCGGCACCGACTCGGAGGTGATCGCCTTTCTCGAGACCCAGTCCGAGGTCCGGCGCTTCATGAACCACGTCTACGGGCTGATCGATCAGTCGGTCGAGAACTATCGGAGCCGGAACTTCACGGACCTGATGGTGGCCTTCGGGTGTACCGGCGGGCGGCATCGGTCCATCTATTGTGCGGAGCTGCTGGCCCGCCACCTCCGCCAGAAATACGAGGTGAACGTCGAGATCCGGCATCTGGGAATCGAGACCGCCACGTGA
- a CDS encoding MmgE/PrpD family protein has translation MTQPTAARHFARFVVGLALDEVPDPVATQAMLLALDTLGNSLAASGEDFGRAVRGVAERLGGPPESTLLGSAAKVAAANAVLANATLAHGLDFDDTREDAIVHTGCVAVTTALAVGEAVGASGRTVLEALIAGVEVMCRVGLTVPGALHARHFHPTAIAGTFAAAAAAGKLFGLSEDQLVHAFGICGSQASGIIEYLTDGSWTKRLHPGWAAHGGVVATLLARSGFSGPATVFEGPHGLYQAFAGGHDAGRLRELVESLGRAWELEQLTLKPYPCGSIAQPYMDVALRLRERHRVRPDEVAGIRCRTAAGPVPRLWEPLAAKHAPPNGYAAKFSLPYLLAVILVKGRAGLAEFTDEAVRDPAVLGLAQRVTYELDPTIDYPRQFVGDVEMTLADGRRVHDRQDRPRGGPDLPLTRGEVEAKFRGNAVLALPSEQVERVIRSVNGLATGEPLTDLLASLTTPGHRS, from the coding sequence GTGACGCAGCCGACTGCGGCCAGGCACTTCGCCCGCTTCGTCGTCGGCCTCGCGCTGGACGAGGTCCCGGACCCGGTCGCGACCCAGGCGATGCTGCTCGCCCTCGACACGCTCGGCAACTCCCTGGCCGCTTCCGGGGAAGACTTCGGACGCGCGGTTCGCGGGGTCGCGGAGCGCTTGGGAGGACCGCCCGAGAGCACGCTGCTCGGCAGCGCGGCGAAGGTGGCGGCGGCCAATGCGGTCCTCGCCAACGCCACCCTCGCCCACGGTCTCGACTTCGACGACACGCGGGAGGACGCCATCGTCCACACGGGCTGTGTCGCCGTCACCACGGCGCTGGCGGTGGGCGAGGCCGTGGGGGCCAGCGGACGGACGGTCCTCGAGGCGCTGATCGCCGGCGTCGAGGTGATGTGTCGTGTCGGCCTGACGGTCCCCGGCGCGCTCCACGCCCGCCACTTCCACCCCACCGCCATCGCCGGGACCTTCGCCGCGGCCGCCGCCGCCGGGAAGCTCTTCGGGCTGTCCGAAGACCAGCTCGTCCACGCCTTCGGGATCTGCGGAAGCCAGGCCAGCGGGATCATCGAGTACCTGACCGATGGCTCGTGGACGAAGCGGCTCCACCCCGGCTGGGCCGCCCACGGCGGCGTCGTCGCCACGCTGCTGGCCCGGTCGGGCTTCAGCGGGCCCGCGACCGTCTTCGAAGGCCCGCACGGCCTGTACCAGGCGTTCGCCGGCGGTCACGACGCCGGCCGGCTGCGCGAGCTGGTCGAGAGCCTCGGCCGCGCCTGGGAGCTCGAGCAGCTCACCCTCAAGCCCTATCCCTGCGGATCGATCGCCCAGCCGTACATGGACGTCGCCCTCCGGTTGCGCGAGCGCCACCGCGTCCGTCCCGACGAGGTCGCCGGCATCCGCTGCCGCACCGCGGCCGGGCCCGTGCCTCGACTCTGGGAGCCGCTGGCGGCCAAGCACGCGCCGCCGAACGGGTACGCGGCGAAGTTCAGCCTCCCGTACCTGCTGGCCGTGATCCTGGTCAAGGGCCGGGCGGGGCTCGCGGAGTTCACCGACGAGGCGGTCCGCGACCCGGCCGTGCTCGGCCTGGCCCAGCGGGTCACCTACGAGCTGGATCCGACGATCGATTATCCGCGTCAGTTCGTCGGTGACGTGGAGATGACCCTCGCCGACGGGCGGCGCGTCCACGATCGTCAGGATCGCCCGCGGGGCGGTCCCGACCTCCCCCTGACGCGCGGGGAAGTGGAGGCCAAGTTTCGCGGCAACGCGGTCCTCGCCCTGCCCTCCGAGCAGGTTGAGCGCGTCATCCGGAGCGTGAACGGCCTCGCCACCGGCGAGCCCCTCACCGACCTGCTCGCCTCTCTCACGACCCCCGGGCACCGATCATGA
- a CDS encoding tripartite tricarboxylate transporter TctB family protein, giving the protein MSAETGDAGGRPGDARRGELAIAAVLVVLAVVIVALARRIEPGVLTDPLGSRAFPLALGAAIGLCGLLLAATTLAPGRFAGGAPVFVEDGPVDEPAAPLLGRLVAAVVLTAAYVAAFEPLGYLLATPAYVAAILLVQGGSSLRAFAAAPLLVTGAFYAAFRFGLLIPVPDGVLERWLPW; this is encoded by the coding sequence GTGAGCGCGGAGACGGGAGACGCGGGGGGAAGACCGGGCGACGCGCGCCGGGGCGAGCTGGCGATCGCCGCCGTCCTGGTGGTGCTCGCTGTCGTGATCGTCGCCCTGGCCCGGCGGATCGAGCCCGGGGTCCTGACCGACCCGCTCGGCTCCCGGGCCTTCCCCCTGGCGCTCGGGGCGGCGATCGGCCTCTGTGGACTCCTGCTGGCCGCGACGACACTCGCGCCTGGCAGATTCGCCGGCGGGGCGCCGGTGTTCGTCGAGGACGGACCCGTCGACGAGCCGGCGGCCCCCTTGCTCGGCCGTCTGGTCGCGGCGGTCGTCCTCACCGCCGCCTACGTGGCGGCCTTCGAGCCCCTCGGCTACCTGCTCGCCACGCCCGCCTACGTGGCAGCCATTCTCCTCGTCCAGGGCGGAAGCTCGCTCCGGGCCTTCGCGGCGGCACCGCTGCTGGTCACGGGCGCGTTCTACGCCGCGTTCCGTTTCGGGCTGTTGATCCCGGTGCCTGACGGCGTGCTGGAGCGGTGGCTCCCGTGGTGA
- a CDS encoding tripartite tricarboxylate transporter permease yields the protein MTVLEGLGAGFMSAFEGARFLAMVAGVAWGVIGGAIPGISGAVAMALALPFTFALDATTALCMLAGVWAGANYGGSIPAILMRIPGTPASAACLMDGYELTRQGRAAKALGVSLVCGTIGGVASIVVLIAMVLPLGEVVLHFGSPETFALAVFALTLLAGLAEASFLKGLASGLFGLLLTTVGLDSLTGSLRFTFGRTELMTGVDVVAAMVGLFAVSEMFHRIAHPEDVPDVMVGRAYTAFPTLAELRELWPATLIGTIVGLIVGVMPGAGATASSFVAYNEARRWSKHPELFGKGSMEGVAAPETANNAVQGGDLVPTLALGIPGSNSAAIMLAALILHGIQPGPFLLSKHGQLVYTLFAGLLIVNVLMIPVGLVILRLCLLALRLAPPVLVAAVLALCVIGTYASELTIVNPWTMLVFGILGYGMRLSGFSAAAMVLGMVLGVMAESELRRSLIISHGSWTIFLTRPITAALLFLTVGVLVYPVVFGVLRRRRARRAVTAPPIA from the coding sequence ATGACCGTGCTGGAAGGTCTGGGCGCCGGGTTCATGAGCGCCTTCGAGGGCGCGCGCTTCCTCGCCATGGTGGCCGGGGTGGCCTGGGGAGTCATCGGCGGCGCCATCCCGGGCATCAGCGGAGCCGTCGCGATGGCCCTCGCGCTGCCGTTCACGTTCGCCCTCGACGCCACGACTGCTCTCTGCATGCTCGCGGGCGTGTGGGCCGGAGCCAACTACGGCGGCTCGATCCCGGCTATCCTCATGCGGATCCCCGGCACCCCGGCCTCGGCGGCCTGCCTCATGGATGGCTACGAGCTGACCCGCCAGGGCCGGGCGGCCAAGGCGCTCGGCGTCTCGCTGGTCTGCGGCACGATCGGCGGCGTCGCGAGCATCGTGGTGCTGATCGCCATGGTCCTGCCCCTGGGCGAGGTGGTCCTCCATTTCGGGTCGCCGGAGACCTTCGCCCTGGCGGTCTTCGCCCTCACCCTGCTGGCCGGCCTGGCGGAGGCGAGCTTCCTCAAGGGGCTGGCGTCGGGCCTCTTCGGGCTGCTGCTCACGACGGTCGGGCTCGACAGCCTCACCGGCTCGCTCCGCTTCACGTTCGGGCGGACCGAGCTGATGACCGGCGTCGACGTGGTGGCCGCGATGGTGGGTCTCTTCGCGGTGTCGGAGATGTTCCACCGCATCGCTCACCCGGAGGACGTCCCGGACGTCATGGTCGGCCGGGCCTACACCGCCTTCCCGACCCTCGCCGAGCTGCGTGAGCTGTGGCCGGCGACCTTGATCGGCACGATCGTGGGCCTGATCGTGGGCGTCATGCCGGGGGCGGGGGCGACGGCATCCTCGTTCGTGGCCTACAACGAGGCCCGGCGCTGGTCGAAGCACCCGGAGCTGTTCGGGAAGGGCTCGATGGAAGGCGTGGCCGCGCCGGAGACGGCCAACAACGCGGTGCAGGGCGGGGATCTGGTGCCGACGCTGGCCCTCGGCATCCCGGGCTCGAACTCGGCCGCGATCATGCTGGCCGCTCTGATCCTCCACGGCATCCAGCCCGGGCCGTTTCTGCTCTCCAAGCACGGCCAGCTCGTCTACACGCTCTTCGCCGGACTCCTGATCGTCAACGTCCTCATGATCCCGGTCGGCCTGGTGATCCTGCGGCTGTGCCTCCTCGCCCTGCGCCTGGCCCCGCCGGTGCTGGTGGCGGCGGTGCTCGCCCTGTGCGTGATCGGCACCTACGCCTCCGAGCTCACCATCGTCAATCCCTGGACCATGCTCGTCTTCGGCATACTGGGGTATGGCATGCGCCTCTCCGGATTCTCGGCGGCGGCGATGGTGCTCGGCATGGTGCTCGGCGTGATGGCCGAGAGCGAGCTGCGCCGGTCCCTCATCATCTCCCACGGGAGCTGGACGATCTTCCTGACGCGCCCGATCACGGCCGCGCTTCTCTTCCTGACGGTGGGCGTCCTGGTCTATCCTGTCGTCTTCGGCGTCCTGCGGCGCCGGCGCGCCCGGCGCGCGGTGACCGCCCCACCCATCGCCTGA